One Micavibrio aeruginosavorus ARL-13 genomic window carries:
- a CDS encoding helix-turn-helix transcriptional regulator, producing MIPLGSKYVLQQAKQKKCSRTVTKCLFLTFSPYIDTVRDQAEGIMEQIIPNPKELGAIVREARKEQHLTQEELAGLTGTGRRFISELEQGKTTLELGKVLLVLAALGIALYALSKWKK from the coding sequence ATGATCCCGCTCGGGAGCAAATATGTATTACAGCAAGCAAAACAGAAGAAATGCTCCCGAACGGTAACAAAATGTTTGTTTTTAACTTTTTCGCCCTATATTGATACCGTACGGGATCAAGCAGAGGGTATCATGGAGCAAATCATACCAAACCCAAAAGAGCTGGGCGCAATTGTACGAGAGGCACGCAAGGAACAGCATTTAACCCAAGAAGAGCTGGCCGGACTAACCGGAACAGGACGGCGCTTTATCAGCGAACTGGAACAAGGCAAAACAACACTTGAACTTGGAAAGGTTCTACTGGTGCTTGCCGCACTAGGCATCGCCCTGTACGCACTGAGCAAGTGGAAAAAATAA
- a CDS encoding type II toxin-antitoxin system HipA family toxin, with protein sequence MQATPLEKLRVYLRGEYVGALTSDSGTLSFAYDGAYCEKKDAPKLSVSLPIQKETFSHHAAAPFFSGLLPDGDVRKHLAKHLKLSPENIFGLLEAVGGDCAGAVSLYKEHDLLNNTTNPTYKVLSDTEAAEILSSLNHRPFLVGEEGIRMSGAGAQDKLMVSFVGKKIALPTGQTPSTHIIKPPIKGAENSVQNEFFCMRLAQKIGLPAPDTKILYVDQNPYYCVTRYDRETNETGEVARLHQEDFCQALHIPPELKYENDSGPSLEACFNLLDQRIRSGSMPGKDKLTFLYGVIFNVLIGNGDAHAKNFSILYRNGAETLAPFYDLLCTEIYNKNGKFRMAMKIDGHYMPHTMSARNWKNFAASIGIAPSLMHKALRKVINDVSREATGLYLDLHSDTGTTSPVYEKIMGVIASNTQELELQLLTWDT encoded by the coding sequence ATGCAAGCAACACCTCTCGAAAAATTGCGCGTCTATTTACGCGGAGAATACGTTGGGGCACTCACGTCTGATTCCGGCACATTGTCTTTCGCATACGATGGGGCTTATTGCGAAAAAAAAGATGCCCCGAAATTATCAGTATCTTTACCCATACAAAAAGAAACATTTTCCCACCATGCAGCAGCCCCCTTCTTCTCGGGACTTTTACCTGATGGAGACGTACGTAAGCATTTAGCAAAACACTTAAAACTATCCCCTGAAAATATATTTGGTCTTCTGGAAGCCGTTGGCGGCGACTGCGCTGGCGCAGTCTCATTGTACAAAGAGCATGACCTCCTAAACAATACAACCAACCCAACCTACAAAGTCCTGAGCGATACTGAGGCGGCAGAGATTTTATCGTCGCTCAATCATCGTCCATTCCTTGTCGGTGAGGAAGGTATCCGTATGTCTGGCGCTGGCGCACAAGACAAACTTATGGTTTCTTTTGTTGGTAAAAAAATAGCCCTTCCAACAGGACAAACCCCATCAACGCACATAATAAAGCCTCCAATAAAAGGCGCTGAAAATTCTGTGCAAAATGAATTTTTTTGCATGCGGCTTGCGCAAAAAATTGGTTTACCTGCACCTGACACAAAAATTCTATATGTAGATCAAAACCCCTATTACTGCGTAACTCGTTATGATCGGGAAACAAACGAAACGGGGGAAGTCGCACGACTGCATCAGGAAGATTTTTGCCAGGCTTTACACATTCCCCCAGAATTAAAATATGAGAACGATAGCGGCCCCAGCCTTGAAGCATGCTTCAATCTTTTAGATCAACGAATAAGATCAGGAAGCATGCCCGGAAAAGACAAGCTCACATTCCTATATGGTGTTATTTTTAACGTTCTTATCGGTAATGGAGATGCACACGCAAAGAATTTTTCCATTCTTTACAGAAATGGCGCCGAAACCCTCGCGCCTTTTTATGATTTGCTCTGCACAGAAATTTACAATAAGAACGGAAAATTCAGAATGGCTATGAAAATCGATGGTCATTACATGCCTCACACCATGTCTGCCCGTAACTGGAAAAATTTCGCAGCATCTATCGGTATTGCGCCATCACTCATGCACAAAGCACTGCGCAAAGTCATAAATGACGTATCAAGAGAGGCAACTGGGCTCTACCTCGACCTCCATTCAGATACCGGTACGACCTCGCCGGTATATGAAAAAATTATGGGTGTTATCGCCTCAAACACACAAGAACTTGAGCTCCAGCTACTAACATGGGACACCTGA